A genomic window from Candidatus Pelagisphaera phototrophica includes:
- a CDS encoding class I SAM-dependent methyltransferase, producing MADSLIDPQNLIQELGVAGLNHFSNEYYKRLHDPGIPLGKPFSMISQSPQLLVRLGLMLESLRLTPGIKVLDFGSSPCSISKALWQMGYSVIATDVSEEALRLGESLFNDYPIPNQPPCSWETRLFDGHSLRLKAEEVDRIICFDAFHHVPNQEEIVHEFYRVLRNGGTIVLNEPFGLHSTKPASQMEMREYKVLENDMDMTALKSLFCEAGFREPTFKVAANPEYIMSCEEWQTCRTGEISNRMANALSQFQQNSSVFYFQKGKALNDSRQAEGLAHELEISVSKLAFKVGVPQKIQVSFRNVGESRWIDKNGGHVGTVNFASRILDYNSKDILADNSRFRIPNEMDPGDHFSGEISVPLSISQPGTYWLKFDLISEEVCWFETLGSKAVLVEIKVEA from the coding sequence ATGGCCGATTCTCTCATCGATCCTCAAAACCTAATTCAGGAACTGGGTGTAGCCGGCCTCAATCACTTCTCCAACGAGTACTACAAGCGACTGCATGATCCGGGTATTCCGCTAGGAAAACCGTTTTCAATGATATCTCAATCACCCCAGCTTCTAGTGAGGCTGGGGTTGATGTTAGAAAGTCTGCGATTAACCCCAGGGATCAAGGTTCTCGATTTCGGCTCCAGTCCTTGCTCGATATCAAAGGCTCTCTGGCAAATGGGTTACTCCGTTATCGCTACCGATGTATCCGAAGAAGCTCTACGACTTGGGGAATCACTCTTCAACGACTACCCGATTCCGAATCAACCTCCCTGCTCCTGGGAAACTAGGTTGTTTGACGGCCATAGTCTCCGGCTGAAAGCCGAAGAGGTCGATCGAATCATCTGCTTCGATGCGTTCCATCACGTACCCAACCAGGAGGAAATCGTTCATGAATTCTATCGGGTGCTGCGAAACGGAGGCACTATAGTCCTCAACGAACCGTTCGGTCTCCATTCCACAAAGCCGGCCTCCCAGATGGAGATGCGGGAATACAAGGTACTGGAGAACGACATGGATATGACTGCCTTGAAGTCCCTTTTTTGCGAAGCTGGCTTCCGGGAACCTACCTTCAAAGTGGCAGCGAATCCAGAATACATAATGAGCTGCGAAGAGTGGCAAACTTGCAGAACCGGCGAAATTTCGAACCGCATGGCCAATGCCCTTTCCCAATTTCAACAGAATAGCAGCGTCTTCTATTTTCAGAAGGGAAAGGCCCTCAATGACAGCCGCCAAGCAGAAGGTCTGGCCCACGAGCTAGAAATCTCGGTTAGCAAGCTAGCATTCAAAGTTGGAGTCCCACAAAAGATTCAGGTTTCCTTTCGAAATGTGGGTGAAAGCCGCTGGATCGACAAGAATGGCGGGCATGTCGGCACCGTGAATTTCGCCTCGAGAATTCTCGACTACAACTCAAAGGATATCTTGGCCGACAACAGCCGGTTCCGAATTCCAAACGAAATGGACCCAGGGGACCACTTTTCCGGCGAAATTTCGGTTCCGCTCTCAATTTCCCAACCTGGAACCTATTGGCTCAAATTCGACCTCATTTCCGAAGAGGTTTGCTGGTTCGAGACGCTCGGCTCGAAGGCAGTTCTTGTTGAGATAAAAGTTGAAGCCTAG